The Buchnera aphidicola (Cavariella theobaldi) DNA window GAAATATTAAAATATTTAAAAAAAAAAATATATTCTTTATTTCATCAAAACATTTATGCTTCTATTATTACTGTTCCAGCTTATTTTAATAATCTTCAAAAAATAGCTACAAAAAAAGCAGCTTCTATAGCAAATATTAACCTCATAAGATTGTTACATGAACCAACGGCTGCAGCTATTGCATATGGTTTAGAAAATAAAAAAAAAGGTATTGTTGCAGTTTACGATTTAGGAGGTGGTACATTTGATATTTCAATATTGTCATTAAAAAAAGGTATATTTGAAGTATTAGCAACTGGTGGAGATTCCAATTTAGGTGGCGATGATTTTGATTTGGCTTTAGCTCAATATATTTATAAAAAATCTAAAATACAAAAAAAATGTGATATTTTTCTCCAATCTAGATTGTTACACATTGCACGAAAAACTAAAATAGATTTAAGCACAAAAAAAATAGCATCAGTACATTTTTGTAGCTGGAATGGTTATATTACTCGCGATGAATTTAATGGTATTATTGAATGTTTTATCGAAAAAACATTACTTATTTGTTTGAATATATTAAAGGATATTAATTTAAAGCTAGATCGTGTTGAAGAAATTATTATGGTGGGTGGATCTACACGTATTCCTCTAGTATATCAGAAAGTTTTAAAATTTTTTCAAAAAAATCCGTTAATTTTTATTAATCCTGATCAAGTAGTAGCTATAGGCGCTGCAACACAGATAGATATGTTGATGAAAAAAACTTCTGACAATAAAACAATATTATTAGATGTAACTCCTATTTCTTTGGGAATTGAAGTCATGGGCGGTTTTGTCGAACATATTATATCTCGTAATACAACTATACCAATTTCGAAAACAAAAGAATTCACAACATATCAAGATAATCAAACTAGTATCTTAATTCATGTATTACAAGGGGAAAGAGAGTGTGTAAAAGATTGTTTATCTTTATCTCGTTTTGTTTTAAAAGGTATACCACCTAAAAAAGCGGGTACAATTAGAATTCTAGTTACCTTTGAAATAGATGCAGAGGGTTTAATAAGCATTCAGGCTGTAGAACAAACTAGTGGTTTAGAAAAAAAAATCTATATTGATCAAAATATTAAACTTTTTAAAACAAATATTGATGATACTTTTGATAAATCCGTAGATTATAAAAAAAAAGATTATTTTTTTAGAATCACCGAAGAAAAAAAAATGGAATGTAATGGTGTATTAAATATTTTGGAAAAAGCATTACAAGAAGATAAACATCTTATTAATAAAAAAGATTTTAAAAAAATAGAATATGAAAAAAATAAATTACAAAAGTATATTAATCAAAATGATTTTCATGCTATGAAAAATCAACTTAATAAATTAGATGAAGCTAGCAAAAAACTTTTCTTATTACGTGTTAAGAAAAGTCTTCAATCTGTTTCAATAAAAAATTTTTAGAAGAGAGCATACAATGCCGATAGTTACATTTTTACCACATAGAATTATATTGCCTAAAGGTGGTCAATTTTTTGCATGTCCAGGTGAAACTATTTTAGATGTTGGATTACGTAATCATATTCAATTAGAACATGCTTGTGAAAAATCATGTGCATGCAGCACATGTCATTGTATTGTGAGAAAAGGATTTTCATCATTATCTGGTTGGTCTGAACAGGAAGATGATATTTTAGATAAAGCTTGGGGTTTAGAATCTCATAGTCGTTTAAGTTGCCAAGCTATTATTGGTTTGGTAGATATTGAAGTAGAAATACCTTTATACAATATTAATCATTGGTAATATGTTTTTTATTTTTAATATAAGGATTTACATTCTCTTTAAAATGTATTCTGATTGGTGTTCCTTTAATATTCAAAATAGAGTAAAAGAAATTAATTAAATACCGTTTATAGGAAGCAGATAATAATCTTACCTGATTGCCATGTATAATGATATAAGGTGGGTTACAGCTTCCTAAATGCGCATATTTCATCTTTATACGACGTTTTTTTATCATAGGTGGTTGATGTTTTTTAATCGC harbors:
- the fdx gene encoding ISC system 2Fe-2S type ferredoxin; amino-acid sequence: MPIVTFLPHRIILPKGGQFFACPGETILDVGLRNHIQLEHACEKSCACSTCHCIVRKGFSSLSGWSEQEDDILDKAWGLESHSRLSCQAIIGLVDIEVEIPLYNINHW
- the hscA gene encoding Fe-S protein assembly chaperone HscA, with the translated sequence MIVIKNKEDTKLTIGIDLGTTYSLVATINQRCSALLLDHNKNFLLPSIVHYQKNNVLVGFEAKKKIIEDPINTISSVKRLMGRSIDFVQKNFPVLPYIIKENYNGGIEFHTNFGIVTPIDVSSEILKYLKKKIYSLFHQNIYASIITVPAYFNNLQKIATKKAASIANINLIRLLHEPTAAAIAYGLENKKKGIVAVYDLGGGTFDISILSLKKGIFEVLATGGDSNLGGDDFDLALAQYIYKKSKIQKKCDIFLQSRLLHIARKTKIDLSTKKIASVHFCSWNGYITRDEFNGIIECFIEKTLLICLNILKDINLKLDRVEEIIMVGGSTRIPLVYQKVLKFFQKNPLIFINPDQVVAIGAATQIDMLMKKTSDNKTILLDVTPISLGIEVMGGFVEHIISRNTTIPISKTKEFTTYQDNQTSILIHVLQGERECVKDCLSLSRFVLKGIPPKKAGTIRILVTFEIDAEGLISIQAVEQTSGLEKKIYIDQNIKLFKTNIDDTFDKSVDYKKKDYFFRITEEKKMECNGVLNILEKALQEDKHLINKKDFKKIEYEKNKLQKYINQNDFHAMKNQLNKLDEASKKLFLLRVKKSLQSVSIKNF